The segment CCTTCAGGTCCAGCGATCCCATGTAGCGCAAGACATTGTCGATCTCGCTGGGCTCGAGGAAGCGCTCGGGGCGCAGCAGGCGCATGAAGACGACGATGAAGGAGATGAGGATGATCGAGAACACCGAGAGAACCGGCTGCAGGCGGCGCACCGAAAAGAAGGCCGGTATGACCAGCCCGAGCAGGATGCCGGTCAAAACGCCGCAGGCGATAAAAAGAAGGAACGCGAATATGACCATCAGCACCTGCCCCGCTCCTGGGGCGAACCAGCGGCAGTAGAAGAACAGCACCGGCAGCGAAAAGAAGACGACCATCGACGAGCTGTAGACCGTTGTCTCCAGCATCTTCCAGGCGAAGGCGCTGCGTATAGGCATCGGGGTCGAAAAGAGGAAATGGAGGTCGCGCGAAATGAAGAAGACGTCGAGGGAGGTCAGCAGGGCCGAAAGGAGCAGCATGGAGAAAAGGGTCATGTAGATCATCATCAGCAGCTTCTCGGCCAGGAAGACCTTGAAAACATCGGGAAATTCCTGTGCCTGGGCCAGGTAGCCGAAGATCTTGTTGAAGAAGAAGCCGAGCACCAGCATGAAGAAAAGCCCAAGCAGGACGAAGAGGATGAATTTCTTCTTCTCGCCGCGCGCCAGGGAGTTGCGCAACTGCAGGTATTTAAGCTTCAGCAAGCTTTTCATGCTGCAAAACGGTCTGGAAATAGAACTCCTCGAGGCTCACCTGCCCGGCCAGGGTCATCAGTTCGCCGAGGCCGCCCTGGACGATGATGCGGCCGTCGACGATGACGCCGATACGCCGGCATACCTCCTGGGCCAGGGTCAGGATATGGGTGGCGAACAGCACCGCCGTGCCTTTGGCTGCGACCTCAATGAGGTATTTTTTGAACTTTTTCCCCACCAGCGGGTCGATGGAGACCAGCGGCTCATCGAGCAGCAGCAGCTTCGGCTCGACGGCCAGCGCCTGGGCGATGAGCAGCTTCTGCCGCGTGCCGGCCGAGTAGTTCTCCACCAGCTCGCTGCGGTATTCTTCGAACTCGAAATATTTGAAAAAGAAATCGATCTTTTCCTTTCTTTTGGCGTAGGGAATTTTATAAAGGTCCTGGTAAAAATTAAGGTGCTCTTCGCCGGTCAATTTATAGTAGAGGAAGGGCTGGTCGGGAACATAGGCAATCTTTTTCTTCAGCTCATGGTGCTCGCGGTGGTACGGCTCGCCGTCGATGACCACACGGCCCCCATCGGGGGCCAGGAGCCCGGCCAGCACTTTCAGCGTGGTGGTTTTGCCGGCGCCGTTCGGACCCAGCAGCCCGTAGATCTCCCCCGGGGCCAAGGAAAAAGAAACATCCTTCAGCGCCTCGCGCTTGCCGAACTTCTTGCGTAAACCGGTTACTTCAAGCATGGGGGCATTTTAACATAAAAGTGAGAGTAAAAACGATTTGGGTTGACGGTAGACGGTGTACGGTTGACGGGGAAAATAAGAAATCTGATGAAATTGGCTCCTGACTGAACTTGGATGGAAAGAAAGAACCGGGATAGGCTTTCACCGTTTACCGTATACCGTACACCGTGAACCGTTTATTTCTCCGTGAACGTCCAGCAGCCGTCCCAGTCAACGGGAGGGTTGTCGCGGAGAACCAGGCAGCGCTTGGCGAAGACGCGCGCGGGCGGATCGTCGGCCTCAGCTATGAAGATGTCCAAGGCGGCGGCGAAATCGCCGGCAAGATAAAGATGTAGCCCCTTTTCGAATTTGGCCAGCTGTTCGCCGCTGCCGGCCGGGGCCTTTTCTTTTTCAGCGACAACCTGGAAGATCTCTTCGGGAATTTTCTTGCCCTTGACGCGCACGCGGTCAAGGCGGCGCAGGAGCACCTTTTCCGCCGCCAGGCTTCCGGCCAGGGCGCCGCAAATGATCGTTGTCCCGTATTGCTTGTTGATCCCCTCAAGCCGCGAGGCCAGGTTGACGGCGTCGCCGATCACCGTGTACTCGAAGCGCTTGCGCGAGCCGATGTTGCCGACAATGACCTCGCCGCTGTTGATGCCGATGCGCATGCCCAGGCGCGGCAGACCCCGGCTGGCAAAATCATTGTTCAGTTCCGCCAATTCCTCTTGGCAGCGCAAAGCCGCCAGCATGGCCTTGGATGCCTGCCCGCTAGAAGCCAGTGGCGCCCCCCAGAAAGCCATGATGGCGTCGCCCTCGAACTTGTTGACGAAGCCGCCGTTGTCCATGATCACCGTCGTCATCCGCTCGAGGTAAGTGTTCAGAATGGTGACCACTTCTTCGGGCGGCAGGTTTTCCGACAAGCTGGTGAAACCGGCCAGGTCGGAAAAGAATATGGTCACCAGTTTTTTCTCGCCGCCCAGGTTCAAGCCCTGGGGATTCTTCATGATCTCGGCCAGCAGCGAATCGGAAAGATAATTCTTGAACGCGTTCTGGATGAATTTTTTTTCGCGGCGCACGCGCCGATAGCGCTCGTATACGTCACTGGCCGTAGTCAGGACCAAGCCCAGAAAAAATGGGAAAAAGTCCAGGTCCAGACCGATTTTGAAGATTAGGAAATTGGCGGCCAATGCCAGCAGGATCACGGCCACCGCGGCCAGCACCTGAGCGTAAATGGATTTGATCCGGAACAGCAACCCGTTGAGCGCCGCGATGGCCAGGAAAACCAGGGCCCATTGCAGCCAGGCCGGGAGCACGCGGATGAAATCCCGGGCCAGGAAATTGCATAGCGCCGTGGCGTGCAGATCAAAACCTGCTCCGGCGGCATTGACCGGGGAGGGCCGGTTGTCGAGCAAGCCGGGAGCGGTCGCACCGATCAAAACGATTTTATCCTTGAATTTTTCGATAGGGACAAAAGCCTTTTGTCCCTCTTCCAGGTGCACCTGGGACTGGATCAGCTCGGAGATGCTATAGCGCTGATAGCTGTCCAGGGAATAAAATTTCAGGTTCAGTCCCCCATCGTCGGCAAACGGAATCCCGCTGATCGCCAATCCGGGATCGGCAAACAAGGCCAGGGCCAGAGAAAAGGATGGGTAGAAACGGTCTCTGAAGCGGATAAAATGGTGCAAACGGCGATAAATACCGTCTTGATCGGGATTTTCGGCGACATTGCCGCTGCCGCGCAATTCTGCGAGCAATTGCGGCAGTGGCAGTGATTTTGTCCCTTTTTTGACCGGCAGCCGGGAAAAGCCCGGATCGGCTGGTGAGGCGAACCTGGTTAAATCAATCGTCGCGGTGTCATTGTCGGAAAAAAACAGCGGTATGAAGACGATGCCGGCCTTTTTAATGGCCGCAGCCAATTGCTCATCCTCACCGCCATAGGGGCTTGATTCGCTGAAAACCATGTCCAAGGCGACGGCCTTGGCGCCGGCGGCGCTGAGAAAATCGATGGCCTTGGCATATAGACTGCGCGGCCAAGGCCAGGGAAGATTGAAGTTCTTGCTGTAAAAATCGAGGCTTTCCTGGTCGATTTCAACCAGGATGACCGGTGCATCGATGTGCCGGCTGAAAATACGGATTTTCTGATCATAGATTTTTTTTTCAAACAGCGGCGTGACAACGTGGCTCAGGCTGATGGTGAAGATGAAAAGCAGCGCGGTCGAAAGCAGGAAGCGGCGCAATTTAACGGGAAACGTTCTTGCTGAAGCGGGCGTTGCGCACGCTCATGTCGCTGGCGGGAGCTTTGCCCAGGGCATCGCCCACGTAGTCGATGCGCTTGGCCGCGGATGGATGGGCTGAGAAAGCCTTGGCCTTCTTTTTCTCGACGCCCCGGCATTTCTCGAGCATGGTCAGCAGCGCTTTCGGGTTGTAGCCGGCGGCGTCCAGCAAGTCCAGCGCCTGCAAATCGGCATCCTTTTCCTGGCCGCGCGAATACCCTTTCTGCAGCAGCGTGCCGCTGATATCCAGAACGGAATCCTTGAAGATATTGAGTACTTCACTGCCCGAGCCCATGGCTTCACCGGCGGCGAAGGTGCCCAGGGTTTTCATCCTTTGCGATTTGATCGCTTTCAAGGGGTCCTTGTTCACAATGTGCCGGATCTCGTGGGCCAGGATGGCGGCAATTTCGTCCTCGTTCTCGGCCAGGTCGATGATGCCGCGGCTGATGAAAATGATGCCGCCCGGAGCCGAAAGGGCGTTGGCTTCGCGGCTGTCCAGTACGGCGAAATGGTAGCCGGCGAAAATTTCCGGGCGCTCCGACTTCAGAACCAGCGTCTTGCCGATCAGGTTCAGGTAGCGGCACAATGACGGATTCTTCCACAACGGATACTGGGTCAGGATATTGGCCGCAACGGCCCGGCCAATGTAGTATTCTTCTTCCTCGCTGATCGTGTGCGTGGCGCCGGCGACCAGTTCCACTCCCTTCTTGGCCTTGTTCAGCTGGCTCAAGCTGGGGATCTTGATCGCCGCCAGGAATTGGCAAAGGCAAATGACTAATAACAGTTTTTTCATTTGAGTTTGCCCTCCCTGACAAAAGCGCCCACGTCGGGGTTGGCCACGTCCTGGGCCATGACCCAATCGACGGCAGCAAAATCGTATTCGCGGCTGCCGCGCAACTGTTTCTCGTTGCCCTCGTTAAAGCCTTTGGCGGCCAGTGCCAATTCCTCCTCACTGGCCCCTTTTTTGCCCGGGGCGATGCCGCTCAAGCCGCTTTCCCTGTTCGCGAGCGCCGACTGGTGAACATAACCCTTCACGCCGTTGGCGCTTTTCACCAGATACCAGTTCCCCTTCGTTTCGATCACTTCCAGGCTGGCCCCCTTCTGAATGGATGCCAGGTTGCTGGACAGGAAATCGGGCTTGGCCAGGAGCTGCGCATGCAGCACCTGGACGACAAGGACTTTTCCGGCCAGCAGCAGGGCGGCAACGGCCAACAAGCCAAGGAAAAATATTTTTTTCTTCACTGCTTCACCTCGATAGCGATCGCCGGCGCTGAGCCCGGCGCAATGAATTATAATGCAGACCGGGCAATAATTCAATGGCCGCAAGCAACGGTTTTTTTTATTGTATTTCACGGCGATCGGGTGTATAATGTATTTTATATATTATCGTCAAACCGAAGCCAACCTCCCATTTTGACAAAAAATATCTAAGCAAAAGGAGACGCATATGAAAAGAAAAAAAATCAGCCTGATCCTCTCACTGTGCCTGGGATTCGTTCTGATCCTGGCCGCCGCCGACCCGCTTCCCAAGCCGCAGAGCAAAGACGCCCTGAAAAAAATGGAAAAAGCGGAAAAAGCGATCAAAAACAAGGAGTTTGATGTTGCCCCGGCCCTCTACCAGGAGGTCATCGTCCTGGAGCCTACGTATGCCCCGGTTTATTTCACTTCGGCTCAGCTCCAGCGCGCCAAGAGCGATTACGATGCCGCCCTGGCCAACTACGAAAAGGCCATCGCCATCGACCCGAATTTCGCCCTCGCCCGCAACGAATACATCCGCACGTTGCTGATCCTCGGCCAAAAAGCCGTCGAGGTGCGCGACCTGAAAAAAGCCGCCGCCTACTATGAAAAAATAATGAATTGCCCGAACATCGACGCCACCCACCCCAAGGAACTGCAGCACGCCGCCTACCAGCTGGGGACCATCGCCTACAACCTGCAGGATTTCAACAAGTCGATCGCGGCTTTCCAGCGCTTCCTGGCGATCCCGGAGATCGAAAAAACCTCTCCAGGCAACAGCATCCTGGCTGTTTACATGCTCGGGATCAATTACAGCCGCCTGAATCAGCCCGAACAGGCCAATCCGTTTTTGGAAAAGTTTATCGCCGCCCCGCAGAATGAAACGACAACCCCCTGGCTGCCGCTGAGCTATTACCTGCTGGCCAACAACAATTACCTCTCCCTCGACAAGCAGATTGCCCGCATCAAGGAAAACAAATCGGCCGACGCCCTGGCCACGTTCGACCAGATCGCCGCCGCGGCCAAAGCCAGCACCGGCATCCAGCCGAATTTGCTCAAGGCCATCGAGCTCAAGCCCGATCTCGAGGATGCCTTCGTCAAGCTGGGCAACTATTTCTTTTACTGCCAGGATTTCGACAACGCCCTGAAAACCTACAACGACCTGATCGCCAAGTTCCCCGCTGCCCCCGATATCGCCACCTACAAGTCCTTCATGCAGAACATCGAGAAAGAACGGGATGCACTCAAGGCGTTGAAAAGCAAGAAAAAGACAAAATAGCCGCCCGGGCGCTCAGTTTCTCCCTTTTCCCTTGCAGCGGGCGGATTCACGGAAGCGCTGCCCGGTGACAAGTTCGTCGACGACCACGTCCAGGAAATACTTCCCCTTCTTGGGGAAAGTGTAAGGAACTTCGATAACAAAGCTTTTTCGGGCGGTGAAGGCGGCGCGGCTTTCAACGAATTCACGCGTCAGCGAGAGCCGTTCCAGCTTGACATAATCGCAAAAGACATCGACCGCTAGCGCAAAAGCGCTGCGGACATCGTCGCCGCGCTCCTCCACGACGACGGTTTTCACCGGTATCTCGATCAGCAGCCCGGAAGGGG is part of the Candidatus Aminicenantes bacterium genome and harbors:
- a CDS encoding ABC transporter ATP-binding protein is translated as MLEVTGLRKKFGKREALKDVSFSLAPGEIYGLLGPNGAGKTTTLKVLAGLLAPDGGRVVIDGEPYHREHHELKKKIAYVPDQPFLYYKLTGEEHLNFYQDLYKIPYAKRKEKIDFFFKYFEFEEYRSELVENYSAGTRQKLLIAQALAVEPKLLLLDEPLVSIDPLVGKKFKKYLIEVAAKGTAVLFATHILTLAQEVCRRIGVIVDGRIIVQGGLGELMTLAGQVSLEEFYFQTVLQHEKLAEA
- a CDS encoding adenylate/guanylate cyclase domain-containing protein, translating into MRRFLLSTALLFIFTISLSHVVTPLFEKKIYDQKIRIFSRHIDAPVILVEIDQESLDFYSKNFNLPWPWPRSLYAKAIDFLSAAGAKAVALDMVFSESSPYGGEDEQLAAAIKKAGIVFIPLFFSDNDTATIDLTRFASPADPGFSRLPVKKGTKSLPLPQLLAELRGSGNVAENPDQDGIYRRLHHFIRFRDRFYPSFSLALALFADPGLAISGIPFADDGGLNLKFYSLDSYQRYSISELIQSQVHLEEGQKAFVPIEKFKDKIVLIGATAPGLLDNRPSPVNAAGAGFDLHATALCNFLARDFIRVLPAWLQWALVFLAIAALNGLLFRIKSIYAQVLAAVAVILLALAANFLIFKIGLDLDFFPFFLGLVLTTASDVYERYRRVRREKKFIQNAFKNYLSDSLLAEIMKNPQGLNLGGEKKLVTIFFSDLAGFTSLSENLPPEEVVTILNTYLERMTTVIMDNGGFVNKFEGDAIMAFWGAPLASSGQASKAMLAALRCQEELAELNNDFASRGLPRLGMRIGINSGEVIVGNIGSRKRFEYTVIGDAVNLASRLEGINKQYGTTIICGALAGSLAAEKVLLRRLDRVRVKGKKIPEEIFQVVAEKEKAPAGSGEQLAKFEKGLHLYLAGDFAAALDIFIAEADDPPARVFAKRCLVLRDNPPVDWDGCWTFTEK
- a CDS encoding M48 family metalloprotease, which translates into the protein MKKLLLVICLCQFLAAIKIPSLSQLNKAKKGVELVAGATHTISEEEEYYIGRAVAANILTQYPLWKNPSLCRYLNLIGKTLVLKSERPEIFAGYHFAVLDSREANALSAPGGIIFISRGIIDLAENEDEIAAILAHEIRHIVNKDPLKAIKSQRMKTLGTFAAGEAMGSGSEVLNIFKDSVLDISGTLLQKGYSRGQEKDADLQALDLLDAAGYNPKALLTMLEKCRGVEKKKAKAFSAHPSAAKRIDYVGDALGKAPASDMSVRNARFSKNVSR
- a CDS encoding SH3 domain-containing protein, which translates into the protein MKKKIFFLGLLAVAALLLAGKVLVVQVLHAQLLAKPDFLSSNLASIQKGASLEVIETKGNWYLVKSANGVKGYVHQSALANRESGLSGIAPGKKGASEEELALAAKGFNEGNEKQLRGSREYDFAAVDWVMAQDVANPDVGAFVREGKLK
- a CDS encoding tetratricopeptide repeat protein produces the protein MKRKKISLILSLCLGFVLILAAADPLPKPQSKDALKKMEKAEKAIKNKEFDVAPALYQEVIVLEPTYAPVYFTSAQLQRAKSDYDAALANYEKAIAIDPNFALARNEYIRTLLILGQKAVEVRDLKKAAAYYEKIMNCPNIDATHPKELQHAAYQLGTIAYNLQDFNKSIAAFQRFLAIPEIEKTSPGNSILAVYMLGINYSRLNQPEQANPFLEKFIAAPQNETTTPWLPLSYYLLANNNYLSLDKQIARIKENKSADALATFDQIAAAAKASTGIQPNLLKAIELKPDLEDAFVKLGNYFFYCQDFDNALKTYNDLIAKFPAAPDIATYKSFMQNIEKERDALKALKSKKKTK